The proteins below come from a single Serpentinimonas raichei genomic window:
- the pyrF gene encoding orotidine-5'-phosphate decarboxylase, with translation MNFVEMLHAAERRHQSLLCVGLDPDPARFPHPWRNDPARIYDFCAAIVDATADLALAFKPQIAYFAAHRAEDQLEHLLAHIRVAAPHVPIILDAKRGDIGSTAEQYAREAFERYGADAVTLSPFMGFDSIQPYLQYPGKGVFLLCRTSNPGGDDLQNQRLASVPGQPLLYEHIARLAQGPWNLSGQLGLVVGATYPQEIERVRALAPTLPLLIPGVGAQGGDANATVRAGWRGSAQQTEALIAVNSSRAILYASAGADFAQAARREAERTRALLQAARPLGAPA, from the coding sequence ATGAACTTCGTCGAGATGCTGCATGCGGCCGAGCGCCGTCACCAGTCGCTGCTGTGCGTGGGCCTGGACCCAGACCCGGCGCGCTTCCCGCACCCCTGGCGCAACGACCCGGCGCGCATTTACGATTTTTGCGCCGCCATCGTCGATGCCACGGCCGATCTGGCGCTGGCCTTTAAGCCGCAGATCGCCTACTTTGCTGCCCACCGCGCCGAAGACCAGCTCGAGCACCTGCTGGCGCACATCCGCGTGGCAGCGCCACACGTGCCCATCATTCTGGACGCCAAGCGCGGCGACATCGGCAGCACCGCCGAGCAGTACGCGCGCGAAGCCTTCGAGCGCTACGGGGCCGATGCGGTCACGCTCTCGCCCTTCATGGGCTTCGACTCCATCCAGCCCTATCTGCAATACCCCGGCAAGGGCGTTTTTCTGCTCTGCCGCACCAGCAACCCCGGCGGCGACGATCTGCAAAACCAGCGCCTGGCCAGCGTGCCGGGGCAGCCGCTGCTGTACGAGCACATCGCCCGGCTGGCGCAGGGGCCTTGGAACCTGAGCGGCCAGCTCGGGCTGGTGGTGGGCGCCACCTACCCGCAGGAGATCGAGCGCGTGCGCGCCCTGGCCCCCACCCTGCCGCTGCTCATACCCGGCGTGGGGGCGCAGGGAGGCGACGCCAACGCGACCGTGCGCGCCGGCTGGCGTGGTAGCGCGCAGCAGACCGAGGCGCTGATTGCCGTGAATTCCTCGCGCGCGATTTTATACGCCAGTGCCGGTGCCGACTTTGCCCAAGCGGCGCGGCGCGAAGCCGAGCGCACGCGCGCGCTGTTGCAGGCTGCACGGCCCCTTGGCGCGCCCGCTTGA
- the gshA gene encoding glutamate--cysteine ligase, which produces MVPHLVTALTGPINELEQRVLESTPVIERWFRLEWMEHTPPFYSSVDIRNAGFKLAPVDTNLFPGGWNNLTPEMLPLAVQAAMAAIEKICPEAKNLLLVPENHTRNMFYLMNVAQLQKIFYQAGLNVRLGSLNPELKSPVTIDLPNGEQVRIEPLLRQGRRVGLKHFDPCTVLLNNDLSAGVPGILEDLHEQYLLPPLHAGWHVRKKSQHFAAYEGVAKRFGKLLGMDPWLINPLFNHCGQVNFAEGTGMECLQTNVDALLGKIKKKFKEYGIREKPFVIVKADNGTYGMGVMTVRDASDLNELNRKTKNKMAVIKDGQPVSDVIIQEGVLTHERINDAVAEPVVYMMDRYVVGGFYRVHADRGVDENLNAPGSSFAPLAFEKGAQQPQPGHKPGASVPNRFYLYGVIARLAMLAASYELEATDPLAEEFV; this is translated from the coding sequence ATGGTTCCACATCTCGTCACGGCCCTGACTGGCCCCATCAATGAACTCGAGCAGCGCGTGCTCGAATCCACCCCCGTCATCGAGCGCTGGTTTCGGCTCGAATGGATGGAGCACACGCCGCCGTTTTACAGCTCGGTCGATATTCGCAACGCGGGCTTTAAGCTGGCCCCGGTGGACACCAACCTGTTCCCCGGCGGCTGGAACAACCTCACGCCCGAAATGCTGCCGCTGGCGGTGCAGGCGGCCATGGCGGCGATCGAAAAAATCTGCCCCGAAGCCAAAAACCTGCTGCTGGTGCCCGAGAACCACACGCGCAACATGTTCTACCTGATGAACGTGGCGCAGCTGCAGAAAATCTTTTACCAAGCCGGCCTGAATGTGCGGCTGGGTTCGCTAAACCCCGAGCTCAAGTCGCCGGTAACCATCGACTTGCCCAACGGCGAGCAGGTGCGCATCGAGCCGCTGCTGCGGCAGGGGCGGCGCGTCGGGCTCAAGCACTTCGACCCCTGCACGGTGCTGCTCAACAACGACCTAAGCGCCGGCGTCCCCGGCATTTTGGAAGATTTGCACGAGCAGTACCTGCTGCCGCCGCTGCACGCGGGCTGGCACGTGCGCAAGAAAAGCCAGCACTTTGCCGCCTACGAAGGGGTGGCCAAGCGCTTTGGCAAGCTGCTGGGCATGGACCCGTGGCTCATCAACCCGCTCTTCAACCACTGCGGTCAGGTCAACTTCGCCGAAGGCACCGGGATGGAGTGCTTGCAGACCAATGTGGATGCGCTGCTGGGAAAGATCAAAAAGAAGTTCAAAGAGTACGGCATCCGCGAAAAGCCCTTCGTGATCGTCAAGGCCGACAACGGCACCTACGGCATGGGCGTGATGACGGTGCGCGACGCCTCCGACCTCAACGAGCTCAACCGCAAGACCAAGAACAAGATGGCCGTCATCAAAGACGGGCAGCCGGTCTCGGACGTGATCATCCAGGAAGGGGTGCTGACGCACGAGCGCATCAACGATGCCGTGGCCGAGCCGGTGGTCTATATGATGGATCGCTACGTGGTGGGCGGTTTTTACCGCGTGCACGCCGATCGCGGCGTGGATGAAAACCTCAACGCCCCCGGCTCCAGCTTTGCGCCGCTGGCCTTCGAGAAAGGGGCGCAGCAGCCGCAACCGGGCCACAAACCGGGGGCCAGCGTGCCCAATCGCTTCTACCTCTACGGCGTGATCGCCCGACTGGCAATGCTGGCGGCCAGCTACGAGCTCGAAGCCACCGACCCGCTGGCCGAGGAGTTTGTGTGA
- a CDS encoding methyl-accepting chemotaxis protein: MSATALMRRFSIRLRMVGAIGVVFALLLLLGAVGWWGMQSLGAVQAELLQLAQQGAQEPAARAALEALAQRSANTSGWALGLFLAVLGLALLIVLPSTLLNMVSITRPLEQAQGLAVAIARGDLGTQPDLSGNDELAQLMRNLADMQASLARTVGEVRLAAESIRQASGEIASGNQDLSDRTEQTAGNLQQTASSMDQITAAVQQSSQAAHAALGMAQDNAKVAERGGTVVGQVVRTMDEINQSSQKIHDIIGVIDGIAFQTNILALNAAVEAARAGEAGRGFAVVATEVRSLAGRSAAAAREIKQLIGASVEKVGAGSQLVHQAGANIREIVANAQKVSAFISEISSASGEQASGLSAVNGAVSELDQMTQQNAALVEQSAAAAQALREQAQRLSELVAVFRLPDAAHPMHPPLQPTATRGHGRAASYQGAERRLTARTR, encoded by the coding sequence ATGAGCGCTACCGCCCTGATGCGCCGTTTCTCCATACGCTTGCGCATGGTGGGTGCCATTGGAGTGGTATTTGCTTTGTTGCTGCTGCTGGGGGCGGTGGGCTGGTGGGGTATGCAAAGTCTGGGTGCGGTCCAAGCCGAGCTGCTGCAGTTGGCGCAGCAAGGCGCACAGGAGCCGGCTGCACGCGCAGCCTTGGAGGCGCTGGCGCAGCGCTCTGCCAACACCAGTGGCTGGGCTTTGGGCCTGTTTTTGGCGGTGCTGGGCTTGGCGCTGCTGATCGTTTTGCCTTCGACACTGCTCAATATGGTGAGCATCACGCGGCCGCTGGAGCAGGCGCAAGGGCTGGCGGTGGCGATCGCGCGCGGCGACCTTGGCACCCAGCCCGACCTGAGCGGGAACGACGAACTGGCCCAACTGATGCGCAATCTGGCCGATATGCAGGCCTCGCTGGCGCGCACCGTGGGTGAGGTGCGCCTAGCCGCCGAGAGCATCCGCCAAGCCAGCGGCGAAATCGCCAGCGGCAACCAAGACCTGAGCGACCGCACCGAACAAACGGCGGGCAACTTGCAGCAAACCGCCTCCAGCATGGACCAGATCACGGCTGCGGTGCAGCAGTCCAGCCAGGCCGCGCACGCTGCGCTGGGCATGGCGCAAGACAACGCCAAGGTGGCCGAACGCGGCGGCACCGTGGTGGGCCAGGTGGTGCGCACCATGGACGAGATCAACCAGAGCAGCCAGAAGATTCACGACATCATCGGCGTGATCGACGGCATTGCCTTTCAAACCAACATTCTGGCCCTCAACGCGGCGGTGGAAGCGGCGCGCGCCGGTGAGGCCGGGCGCGGCTTTGCCGTGGTGGCCACCGAGGTGCGCTCGCTGGCCGGGCGCAGCGCCGCGGCGGCGCGCGAGATCAAGCAGCTCATCGGCGCCAGCGTCGAGAAGGTCGGGGCGGGCTCGCAACTGGTGCACCAAGCGGGTGCCAATATCCGAGAGATCGTGGCCAACGCGCAAAAAGTATCGGCTTTCATATCCGAGATCAGCAGCGCCAGCGGCGAGCAGGCCAGCGGCCTGTCGGCCGTCAATGGCGCGGTTTCTGAGCTCGATCAGATGACGCAGCAAAACGCGGCGCTGGTGGAGCAAAGCGCGGCGGCGGCGCAGGCCTTGCGCGAGCAGGCGCAGCGGCTGAGCGAGCTGGTGGCGGTGTTTCGGCTGCCCGATGCGGCACACCCCATGCACCCGCCGCTGCAGCCGACGGCCACCCGAGGGCATGGCAGGGCCGCGTCCTATCAAGGGGCGGAGCGGCGTTTGACGGCCCGAACGCGCTGA
- a CDS encoding adenine phosphoribosyltransferase → MDTSAYLKAHIRTVPDWPAPGVQFRDITPLLQDPKVFRVLIDAFVHRYMVRGLRPDVVAGLDARGFIIGAVLAYELGLGFVPIRKKGKLPYTTVQESYELEYGSATVELHADAVQAGERVLLIDDLIATGGTMLAGKRLLEKLGAHVLEGAAIVALPSLGGMQRLRDNGLALHTLVEFDNG, encoded by the coding sequence ATGGATACATCCGCTTACCTCAAGGCCCACATCCGCACCGTGCCCGACTGGCCCGCCCCGGGGGTGCAATTTCGCGACATCACGCCGCTGCTGCAAGACCCGAAGGTGTTTCGGGTCTTGATCGATGCCTTTGTGCACCGCTATATGGTGCGCGGTCTGCGCCCCGACGTGGTGGCGGGGCTGGACGCACGCGGCTTCATCATCGGTGCCGTGCTGGCTTATGAACTGGGGCTAGGGTTCGTGCCGATTCGCAAAAAGGGCAAACTGCCCTACACCACGGTGCAGGAAAGCTACGAGCTGGAATACGGCAGCGCCACCGTGGAGCTGCACGCCGACGCGGTGCAGGCGGGCGAACGGGTGCTGCTGATCGACGACCTGATCGCCACCGGCGGCACCATGCTGGCGGGCAAGCGCTTGCTGGAAAAGCTCGGTGCCCACGTGCTCGAGGGCGCGGCGATCGTGGCGCTGCCCAGTCTGGGGGGGATGCAGCGCTTGCGCGACAACGGCTTGGCCTTGCACACCTTGGTCGAATTCGACAACGGCTGA
- the gshB gene encoding glutathione synthase, with protein MSAPAQRLLFVADPLPGFKIHKDSTFAMLRECQRRGHALAVCTAADLHWRSGAAVQARVQFVELTGHATDWYRVCASADTALRDFDAVLMRTDPPFDSEYFYATHLLQQAEREGARVFNRPQALREHPEKLALLEFAEFAPPTLVTRSAAAIRAFHAEQQDIILKPLDGMGGMGIFRVGPDGLNLGAIIETLNRHGQCTMMVQRFLPEIAQGDKRVLLIGGAAVPFCLARIPQGGEVRGNLAAGGKGVAQPLSERDWAIARAIGPKLAARGLLLVGLDVIGDCVTEINVTSPTCFQEITDQTGCDVAALFVDALERALG; from the coding sequence GTGAGCGCCCCAGCGCAGCGGCTGCTGTTCGTGGCCGATCCGCTGCCGGGCTTCAAAATCCACAAAGACAGCACCTTTGCCATGCTGCGCGAATGCCAGCGCCGTGGCCACGCGCTGGCGGTGTGCACGGCGGCCGACCTACACTGGCGCAGCGGCGCGGCGGTGCAGGCGCGGGTGCAGTTTGTCGAGCTCACCGGCCACGCCACCGACTGGTACCGCGTGTGCGCCAGCGCCGACACCGCCCTGCGCGACTTCGACGCGGTGCTGATGCGCACCGACCCGCCCTTCGATAGCGAATACTTCTACGCCACGCACCTGCTGCAGCAGGCCGAGCGCGAGGGGGCGCGGGTGTTCAACCGGCCGCAGGCGCTGCGCGAGCACCCGGAAAAGCTGGCGCTGCTGGAGTTTGCCGAGTTCGCCCCGCCCACGCTGGTCACGCGCTCTGCCGCCGCCATCCGCGCCTTTCACGCCGAGCAACAAGACATCATCCTCAAACCGCTCGACGGCATGGGTGGGATGGGGATTTTCCGCGTCGGCCCCGATGGCCTGAACTTGGGCGCGATCATCGAGACGCTCAACCGCCACGGCCAGTGCACCATGATGGTGCAGCGCTTCCTGCCCGAAATCGCGCAGGGCGACAAGCGCGTGCTGCTGATCGGCGGCGCGGCGGTGCCTTTTTGCCTGGCGCGCATCCCGCAGGGTGGCGAGGTGCGCGGCAACCTGGCTGCCGGTGGCAAGGGGGTGGCGCAGCCCTTGAGCGAGCGCGATTGGGCCATCGCCCGCGCCATCGGCCCCAAGCTGGCCGCGCGCGGCTTGCTGCTGGTGGGCTTGGACGTGATTGGCGACTGCGTGACCGAAATCAACGTCACCAGCCCGACCTGCTTTCAGGAAATCACCGACCAGACCGGCTGCGACGTGGCGGCCTTGTTTGTGGATGCGCTGGAGCGTGCGCTGGGGTAG
- the sucD gene encoding succinate--CoA ligase subunit alpha: MSILINQDTKVITQGITGKTGQFHTEKCQEYANGKNCFVAGVNPKKAGERIFNIPIYASVKEAATQTGATVSVIYVPPAGAADAIWEAVEADLDLAICITEGIPVRDMLMLRNKMKAKVAAGGKETLLLGPNCPGLITPEEIKIGIMPGHIHRKGRIGVVSRSGTLTYEAVAQLTEIGLGQSSAVGIGGDPINGLKHIDVMRLFNDDPDTDAVIMIGEIGGPDEAEAALWCKANMKKPVVGFIAGVTAPAGKRMGHAGALIAGGADTADAKLAIMEECGFTITRNPSEMARLLKRLL, translated from the coding sequence ATGAGCATTCTGATCAACCAAGACACCAAGGTCATCACCCAGGGCATCACGGGCAAAACCGGCCAGTTCCACACCGAGAAGTGCCAAGAATACGCCAATGGCAAAAACTGCTTCGTCGCCGGCGTCAACCCCAAAAAGGCCGGCGAGCGCATTTTCAACATCCCGATCTACGCCAGCGTCAAAGAAGCGGCCACGCAGACCGGAGCCACCGTGTCGGTGATCTACGTGCCGCCAGCCGGCGCCGCCGACGCGATCTGGGAAGCCGTGGAGGCCGACCTCGACCTAGCGATCTGCATCACCGAAGGCATTCCGGTGCGCGACATGCTGATGCTGCGCAACAAAATGAAAGCCAAGGTCGCCGCCGGCGGCAAGGAAACCCTGCTGCTGGGCCCCAACTGCCCGGGCCTGATCACGCCCGAAGAAATCAAGATCGGCATCATGCCCGGCCACATCCACCGCAAGGGCCGCATCGGCGTGGTGAGCCGCTCCGGCACCCTGACCTACGAGGCGGTGGCGCAACTGACCGAGATCGGCTTGGGCCAATCGTCGGCGGTGGGCATTGGGGGCGACCCGATCAACGGCCTCAAGCACATCGACGTGATGCGCCTGTTCAACGACGACCCCGACACCGACGCCGTGATCATGATCGGTGAGATCGGCGGCCCCGACGAGGCCGAGGCGGCGCTGTGGTGCAAGGCCAACATGAAAAAGCCGGTGGTGGGATTCATCGCCGGTGTCACCGCCCCAGCAGGCAAGCGCATGGGCCACGCCGGTGCCCTGATCGCCGGTGGTGCCGACACCGCCGACGCCAAGCTGGCCATCATGGAAGAATGCGGCTTCACCATCACGCGCAACCCCTCCGAAATGGCGCGCCTGCTCAAGCGCCTGCTCTGA
- a CDS encoding class II glutamine amidotransferase — MCQLLGLNCATPTDAQFSFSGLRRRGGATDHHGDGWGIAFFEGKGLRLFVDCESAAHSPMANFLRHYPLKSTHIIAHVRKATEGAVRLENTHPFCRVLWGRHWVFAHNGDLKNYQPHLHSHFHPVGDTDSERAFCWLLQELAKSHASLPSVAELTLTLRELLPQVRAHGSFNFLLSNGEALWAHCSTQLHYLVRQHPFSHATLMDEDWTVNFAEVNQPGDRAAVVVTTPLTRDERWTPFAAGELKVFVGGLPLADG; from the coding sequence ATGTGCCAACTGCTCGGACTCAACTGCGCCACCCCGACCGACGCCCAATTCAGCTTCAGCGGCCTGCGGCGCCGCGGCGGCGCCACCGACCACCACGGCGACGGCTGGGGCATCGCCTTTTTCGAGGGCAAGGGCCTGCGCCTGTTCGTGGATTGCGAGAGCGCGGCGCACTCGCCCATGGCCAACTTTTTGCGCCACTACCCGCTCAAGAGCACCCACATCATCGCCCATGTGCGCAAAGCCACCGAAGGCGCGGTGCGGCTCGAAAACACGCACCCTTTTTGCCGTGTGTTGTGGGGCCGCCACTGGGTTTTTGCGCACAACGGCGACCTGAAAAACTATCAGCCGCACCTGCACAGCCACTTTCATCCGGTGGGCGACACCGACAGCGAGCGCGCCTTTTGCTGGCTGCTGCAAGAGCTGGCCAAGTCGCACGCCAGCCTGCCCAGCGTGGCCGAGCTCACGCTCACGCTGCGCGAGCTGCTGCCCCAGGTGCGCGCCCACGGCAGCTTCAACTTTTTGCTCTCTAATGGCGAGGCGCTGTGGGCGCACTGCAGCACCCAGTTGCACTACCTGGTGCGCCAGCACCCGTTTTCGCACGCCACCCTAATGGACGAGGACTGGACCGTGAATTTTGCCGAAGTCAACCAGCCCGGCGACCGCGCCGCCGTCGTCGTCACCACGCCGCTGACGCGCGACGAGCGCTGGACCCCTTTCGCCGCCGGCGAGCTCAAGGTGTTTGTCGGCGGCTTGCCGCTGGCCGATGGGTGA
- a CDS encoding methyl-accepting chemotaxis protein: MGTVRRRLNGAFAGILLIFAVVLAATVWKAELVRDLSQQMRVKASKLELASEWLAHIRQNSARSLAVAVSPGTEVLEFFRAAMAQTSRDTTATQTEFLALAEGDADSLQRAGVVGEVRTQWLAARDAVNQLKAAGDDAAARALIESQFLPVTNRYVEVTQALVDGELASMAALQAQIQAEFRALYLLVGVLFVAALLISVLLAWRIGRSIGAPIQQAVELAQAVAQGDLTRSVTSNRTDELGDLLRALAAMKVSLLDIVGKVRQANDSIGTASEEIANGNQDLSRRTEQAASNLEETASSMEQLTATVKQTADSARQANQLAASAAQVAQKGGAVVGQVVHTMNDISSSSQRISDIISVIDGIAFQTNILALNAAVEAARAGEQGRGFAVVATEVRSLAGRSAQAAKEIKDLIGASVEKVQNGSRLVQEAGATMDEIVGSVQRVSDIIGEITAAAAEQSDGIGQVNVAVNQLDQMTQQNAALVEQSAAASESLREQAARLAEAIGTFRTGAQSNPAVPAGALAPRTRPPAAAAVAKGATPARSSPYAPAAARRSDGFRPAASAPLPKPQAHPSASAKALPAAASAAAKAQPAPRTAPPSQAAPMASATKALPNRSSAKASAKPADNAEGEWESF, translated from the coding sequence ATGGGAACTGTCCGCAGGCGCCTGAATGGCGCCTTTGCCGGTATTTTGCTGATTTTCGCGGTGGTGTTGGCGGCCACGGTCTGGAAGGCAGAGCTGGTGCGTGACTTGAGCCAGCAAATGCGGGTCAAAGCCAGCAAGCTGGAGCTGGCCAGTGAATGGCTGGCCCACATACGCCAAAATTCAGCACGCTCGCTGGCGGTGGCGGTGTCGCCGGGCACCGAGGTGCTCGAGTTTTTTCGCGCTGCCATGGCCCAAACCTCGCGCGACACCACCGCCACCCAAACGGAATTCTTGGCACTGGCTGAGGGAGACGCCGACTCGCTGCAGCGCGCCGGCGTGGTGGGCGAAGTGCGCACGCAGTGGCTGGCTGCCCGCGATGCCGTCAACCAGCTCAAGGCCGCCGGCGACGATGCCGCCGCACGGGCGCTGATCGAGAGCCAGTTTTTGCCCGTCACCAACCGCTACGTGGAGGTCACGCAGGCGCTGGTCGATGGTGAGTTGGCGTCGATGGCGGCGTTGCAGGCGCAGATTCAGGCCGAATTCCGAGCCCTGTACCTGTTGGTTGGGGTGCTTTTTGTGGCGGCTCTGCTCATTTCTGTGCTGTTGGCGTGGCGCATCGGGCGCTCGATCGGCGCCCCGATTCAACAAGCGGTGGAGTTGGCGCAAGCGGTGGCCCAAGGGGATTTGACGCGCAGCGTAACCAGCAACCGCACCGATGAGCTGGGCGATTTGTTGCGGGCATTGGCAGCCATGAAGGTGTCTTTGCTCGACATCGTTGGCAAAGTGCGCCAGGCCAACGACAGCATTGGAACCGCATCCGAAGAAATCGCCAACGGCAACCAAGACTTGAGCCGGCGCACCGAGCAAGCCGCCAGCAACCTCGAAGAAACCGCCTCCAGCATGGAGCAGCTCACGGCCACGGTCAAGCAGACAGCGGATTCGGCGCGCCAAGCCAACCAGTTGGCCGCCAGCGCGGCGCAAGTGGCACAAAAAGGCGGCGCCGTGGTGGGGCAGGTGGTGCACACCATGAACGACATCAGCAGCAGCAGCCAGCGCATCAGCGACATCATCAGCGTGATCGACGGCATTGCCTTTCAGACCAATATCTTGGCGCTCAATGCGGCGGTGGAAGCGGCGCGCGCCGGTGAGCAAGGGCGCGGCTTTGCGGTGGTGGCCACCGAAGTGCGCAGCCTGGCCGGGCGCAGCGCGCAAGCGGCCAAAGAGATCAAAGACCTGATCGGGGCCAGCGTAGAAAAGGTGCAAAACGGCAGCCGCTTGGTGCAAGAGGCCGGCGCCACCATGGACGAGATCGTGGGCAGCGTGCAGCGCGTGAGCGACATCATCGGCGAAATCACGGCCGCCGCCGCCGAGCAAAGCGATGGCATTGGGCAGGTCAACGTGGCGGTGAACCAGCTTGACCAAATGACGCAGCAAAACGCGGCGCTGGTCGAGCAAAGCGCAGCAGCCTCCGAGAGCCTGCGCGAGCAGGCGGCGCGGCTGGCCGAGGCCATCGGCACCTTCCGCACCGGTGCGCAAAGCAATCCAGCGGTGCCGGCAGGCGCCCTTGCGCCACGCACACGTCCACCCGCTGCGGCTGCAGTGGCCAAAGGTGCGACCCCAGCCCGTTCCAGCCCCTATGCCCCTGCCGCCGCACGCCGCTCAGACGGTTTCAGGCCCGCCGCAAGCGCTCCGCTGCCCAAGCCACAGGCACACCCGAGCGCTTCAGCCAAGGCCCTGCCCGCTGCAGCGTCGGCGGCCGCCAAGGCCCAACCAGCACCCCGCACCGCACCGCCATCCCAAGCGGCCCCGATGGCATCGGCAACCAAGGCCCTGCCCAACCGCAGCAGCGCCAAAGCCAGCGCCAAGCCAGCCGACAACGCCGAGGGCGAGTGGGAGAGTTTTTGA
- a CDS encoding FHA domain-containing protein → MPSLLITLDGAAAQEVGLLHPRTTLGRRTYNDIVVDHLAVSGEHALFVLHPDGVELIDLHSTNGTYVNGRSIDALRIGPADLIEIGRCQIRLVEGDPVAQPLQSAAAEVRPTPPTAARAPSDDAAPATGPIARARLRLLGTAAAGKEMALLKPHTTVGKPGVAVAAIARNASGYTLARVEGSAVLLNGAPVTEAPVALAHLDQIVVAGIELQFLLD, encoded by the coding sequence ATGCCTTCGCTGCTGATCACGCTGGACGGTGCGGCTGCGCAGGAGGTGGGGCTGCTGCACCCGCGCACCACGCTGGGCCGGCGCACCTACAACGACATCGTGGTCGACCACTTGGCCGTCAGCGGTGAGCACGCCCTGTTCGTGCTGCACCCGGACGGCGTGGAGCTGATCGACCTGCACAGCACCAACGGCACCTACGTCAATGGTCGGTCCATCGATGCGCTGCGCATCGGGCCCGCCGACCTGATCGAAATCGGGCGCTGCCAAATCCGCTTGGTCGAGGGCGATCCGGTGGCGCAGCCCCTCCAGTCGGCTGCTGCCGAGGTCCGCCCAACGCCACCGACCGCCGCTCGCGCCCCTTCCGACGATGCGGCACCAGCCACTGGACCCATCGCGCGGGCGCGGCTGCGGCTGCTGGGCACCGCCGCCGCCGGCAAAGAAATGGCCCTGCTAAAACCCCATACCACCGTGGGCAAACCGGGGGTGGCCGTGGCCGCCATCGCGCGCAACGCCAGCGGCTACACCTTGGCCCGGGTGGAAGGGTCGGCGGTGCTGCTCAACGGCGCACCCGTGACCGAGGCCCCGGTGGCGCTGGCGCACCTGGACCAGATCGTGGTTGCGGGTATCGAATTGCAGTTTTTGCTGGACTAA
- a CDS encoding chemotaxis protein CheW, translated as MNTFEQSPSQAKSGSTGAAGGSVEFLSFRLGAEEYGIDILRVQEIRSFEEPTRIANSPPHLKGVVNLRGVIVPVVDLRIKLGCEKVEYNGFTVVIVLNVKGRVVGAVVDSVSDVLELARDQIRPAPDMANAAVDTSFITGIASVNERMLILMDIEALMASADMGLIDARSGA; from the coding sequence ATGAATACCTTTGAGCAATCACCCTCCCAAGCCAAGTCCGGTTCTACAGGTGCCGCTGGCGGCAGCGTCGAATTTCTTAGTTTTCGGCTCGGTGCCGAGGAGTACGGGATCGACATCTTGCGTGTGCAGGAAATCCGTTCCTTCGAGGAACCCACGCGCATCGCCAACTCACCGCCGCACCTCAAGGGCGTGGTCAATCTGCGCGGCGTGATCGTGCCGGTGGTGGACTTGCGCATCAAGCTCGGCTGCGAAAAGGTGGAATACAACGGCTTTACGGTGGTGATCGTGCTCAACGTCAAGGGCCGGGTGGTGGGGGCGGTGGTCGATTCGGTCTCGGACGTGCTGGAGCTGGCGCGCGACCAGATCCGTCCGGCGCCCGACATGGCCAATGCGGCGGTGGATACCTCCTTCATCACCGGCATTGCCAGCGTCAACGAGCGCATGCTGATTTTGATGGACATCGAGGCCCTCATGGCCAGCGCCGACATGGGCCTGATCGATGCCCGGAGCGGCGCATGA